From Haloglomus litoreum, the proteins below share one genomic window:
- a CDS encoding LLM class flavin-dependent oxidoreductase: MPGADAAENVGFLLPQLGRDPADVAVRAEDLGYDSVWLGELWFTASPVKLANIVRRTETVDVGSAILNVYSRTPAVLAMTAATLHRDSGGRFNLGLGTSTPKAVEDLHGMTFDDPNPARRMHECIELCREFFTGTGRVDYDGEVFHAADFPALGSDVPIYGAALGKANRRVVARLCDGWIPHNVPFPDLADSFDYIREHTPDDRDADEISVAPYVPAAVDDDPDEARDAIRGHVAYYVGNGEGYRRAVATRFPDGADAVAEAWRDGERAAAREAVTDEMVEALGIAGTPEQAREQFDDLCAMDVLDEPLVTIPQDASGVLDATIEALAPDA; this comes from the coding sequence ATGCCGGGCGCCGATGCCGCCGAGAACGTGGGCTTCCTGCTCCCGCAGCTCGGCCGCGACCCCGCTGATGTAGCCGTCCGGGCCGAGGACCTGGGCTACGACTCGGTCTGGCTCGGGGAGCTGTGGTTCACCGCGTCCCCGGTGAAGCTCGCGAACATCGTCCGGCGTACGGAGACCGTCGACGTGGGCTCGGCCATCCTCAACGTCTACTCGCGGACACCCGCAGTGCTGGCCATGACCGCCGCGACGCTCCACCGAGACTCGGGCGGGCGCTTCAACCTCGGCCTCGGGACGAGCACGCCGAAGGCCGTCGAGGACCTCCACGGGATGACGTTCGACGACCCGAACCCGGCCCGCCGGATGCACGAGTGCATCGAGCTGTGCCGCGAGTTCTTCACCGGCACGGGCCGGGTCGACTACGACGGCGAGGTGTTCCACGCGGCCGACTTCCCCGCGCTCGGGAGCGACGTGCCCATCTACGGCGCCGCGCTCGGGAAGGCCAACCGGCGGGTCGTCGCGCGGCTCTGCGACGGCTGGATCCCCCACAACGTCCCGTTCCCCGACCTCGCCGACTCGTTCGACTACATCCGCGAGCACACGCCCGACGACCGCGACGCCGACGAGATCTCCGTCGCGCCGTACGTCCCCGCGGCCGTCGACGACGACCCCGACGAGGCTCGCGACGCCATCCGCGGCCACGTCGCCTACTACGTGGGCAACGGCGAGGGCTACCGGCGTGCGGTCGCGACGCGGTTCCCGGACGGGGCCGACGCGGTCGCCGAGGCGTGGCGCGACGGGGAGCGCGCCGCGGCCCGCGAGGCCGTGACCGACGAGATGGTCGAGGCACTCGGCATCGCCGGGACGCCCGAGCAGGCTCGCGAGCAGTTCGACGACCTCTGTGCGATGGACGTGCTCGACGAGCCGCTCGTGACCATCCCGCAGGACGCCTCCGGCGTGCTGGACGCGACCATCGAGGCGCTCGCGCCGGACGCGTAG
- a CDS encoding long-chain fatty acid--CoA ligase, with protein sequence MDYQLTLEKILDRATALYPNREIVSVRPDGSKHRYTYAEMGDRVAQLANALDDLGVGEGERVATVALNNHRHLELYFGPPCSGRSIHMCNMRLPDEHFQYIVNDAEDRVLFVDPAFVEKVEANADELDTVEQYVILGDAVPDTSLDPIVSYEELLAEQSTNYEWPDIDEEDECGMCYTSGTTGKPKGVAYSHRGVYLHTLMCGHVDANAVGQDDTVLPVVPMFHANGWGIPYASTLVGAKQVLPNVHTDPGPIAELIDEEDVTLSAAVPTIWLEMAEYLDEHPDADISSIDRLTVGGSAPPESLIRRYDEEFDAPIIQGWGMTEMSPLGSLSILRKEIADADPETQYAYRAKAGMPVPAVDTRIVNDDGEQVPHDGEAFGELQVRGPWITDSYHNRPEATEESFVDDETGRWLKTGDIATMDEQGYLDIVDRTKDVIKSGGEWISSVELENELMAHEAVSEATVIAVDHEKWQERPMACIVLREGHDVTEDELDEFLGERFPAWWLPDRYEIVDAIPRTSTGKFDKKVLRDQFDDLTLSEEHAD encoded by the coding sequence ATGGACTACCAGCTGACGCTCGAGAAGATCCTCGACCGGGCGACGGCGCTGTACCCGAACCGGGAGATCGTGAGCGTCAGGCCGGATGGCTCGAAGCACCGCTACACCTACGCCGAGATGGGTGACCGCGTCGCACAGTTGGCGAACGCGCTCGACGACCTCGGTGTCGGCGAGGGCGAGCGCGTCGCGACGGTCGCGCTCAACAACCACCGGCACCTGGAGCTCTACTTCGGGCCGCCGTGCTCCGGGCGTTCCATCCACATGTGCAACATGCGGCTGCCCGACGAGCACTTCCAGTACATCGTCAACGACGCCGAGGACAGGGTGCTGTTCGTGGACCCGGCGTTCGTGGAGAAGGTCGAGGCCAACGCCGACGAACTCGACACGGTCGAGCAGTACGTCATCCTCGGTGACGCGGTGCCGGACACGTCGCTCGACCCCATCGTCTCGTACGAGGAGCTCCTCGCGGAGCAGTCGACCAACTACGAGTGGCCCGACATCGACGAGGAGGACGAGTGCGGGATGTGCTACACCTCGGGGACGACGGGCAAACCGAAGGGCGTCGCCTACTCGCATCGCGGCGTCTACCTGCACACCCTGATGTGCGGCCACGTCGACGCCAACGCCGTCGGGCAGGACGACACGGTCCTGCCGGTGGTCCCGATGTTCCACGCCAACGGCTGGGGCATCCCGTACGCCTCGACGCTCGTCGGCGCGAAGCAGGTGCTCCCGAACGTCCACACGGACCCCGGCCCCATCGCCGAACTCATCGACGAGGAGGACGTGACCCTCTCGGCCGCAGTCCCGACCATCTGGCTGGAAATGGCCGAGTACCTCGACGAGCACCCCGACGCCGACATCTCCAGTATCGACCGCCTGACCGTCGGCGGCTCGGCGCCGCCGGAGTCGCTCATCCGGCGCTACGACGAGGAGTTCGACGCGCCCATCATCCAGGGCTGGGGGATGACGGAGATGAGCCCGCTCGGGTCGCTGTCGATCCTCCGCAAGGAGATCGCGGATGCCGACCCCGAGACGCAGTACGCCTATCGCGCGAAGGCGGGGATGCCGGTCCCCGCGGTGGACACCCGCATCGTGAACGACGATGGCGAGCAGGTGCCCCACGACGGCGAGGCGTTCGGCGAACTGCAGGTCCGCGGCCCGTGGATCACGGACTCGTACCACAACCGGCCGGAGGCGACCGAGGAGTCGTTCGTCGACGACGAGACGGGTCGGTGGCTGAAGACCGGCGACATCGCGACGATGGACGAGCAGGGCTACCTCGATATCGTCGACCGGACGAAGGACGTCATCAAGTCCGGCGGTGAGTGGATCTCCAGCGTCGAACTGGAGAACGAACTGATGGCCCACGAGGCCGTCTCCGAGGCGACCGTCATCGCCGTCGACCACGAGAAGTGGCAGGAGCGGCCGATGGCCTGCATCGTCCTGCGCGAGGGCCACGACGTGACCGAGGACGAACTCGACGAGTTCCTCGGCGAGCGGTTCCCCGCCTGGTGGCTCCCGGACCGCTACGAGATCGTCGATGCCATCCCGCGCACCTCGACCGGGAAGTTCGACAAGAAGGTCCTCCGCGACCAGTTCGACGACCTGACGCTCAGCGAGGAGCACGCGGACTGA
- a CDS encoding DUF4112 domain-containing protein, with product MSDELSAEVPHDAISDVDAAADIDEAAIRRMHAVARLLDDGIELPVVGVRVGIDPLLGLLPVAGDTASAVIGLYIVAESARLGVSYRTIARMLFNILLDVAVGSIPVVGDLIDVAFRAHRRNLNLALGDLDVELELDT from the coding sequence GTGAGCGACGAACTCTCCGCCGAGGTCCCGCACGACGCCATCAGCGACGTGGACGCGGCCGCCGACATCGACGAGGCTGCTATCCGACGGATGCACGCGGTCGCCCGCCTGCTCGACGACGGCATCGAACTCCCGGTCGTCGGCGTCCGCGTCGGGATCGACCCGCTGCTGGGGCTCCTCCCGGTCGCCGGTGACACCGCGAGCGCCGTCATCGGCCTGTACATCGTCGCCGAGTCCGCCCGGCTCGGCGTCTCCTACCGCACCATCGCTCGGATGCTGTTCAACATCCTCCTGGACGTGGCGGTGGGTTCGATACCCGTCGTCGGCGACCTGATCGACGTGGCGTTCCGGGCGCACCGCCGGAACCTGAACCTCGCGCTCGGGGACCTGGACGTCGAACTCGAACTGGATACCTGA
- a CDS encoding acyl-CoA dehydrogenase family protein: MATQDAAPAGVSFDTDEETNLILQSIDDFIEQEVEPLEDELGDTWSNPRKRHEDDGRLVPEVVEALQEVRKRSADAGFYAMNLPEEVGGEGVSNVTWYRALKHVASRGPGLHSAMLAGPEGPKPLLMQAEGEQVEQYLKPAVRGEKSTAFAQTEPSAGSDSPAMKTSAEKDGDEWVINGRKQWITNGPYADFVQVFARTTPQEEMGRYGGITCFIVEADEFEVASLNNAHSAIGRQAELAFDDVRVPEDRVLGDVDTAFYDAMDFLSLGRLEIGARAVGHTEYLLDEGTQYANDREAFGRPIGKFQGISHKLAEGKARMYAADAAGLQLAWKMDNGESAIEDSSIVKYLSTNVMFDVADDVVQVFGGNGLSEDNDFMTELETAKLLRIVEGTDEIQLNTIAKQMGVN; the protein is encoded by the coding sequence ATGGCAACACAGGACGCCGCCCCCGCGGGCGTCAGCTTCGACACCGACGAGGAGACCAACCTCATCCTCCAGTCCATCGACGACTTCATCGAGCAGGAGGTCGAGCCGCTGGAGGACGAGCTGGGCGACACCTGGTCGAACCCGCGCAAGCGCCACGAGGACGACGGCCGGCTGGTCCCCGAGGTCGTCGAGGCGCTGCAGGAGGTCCGCAAGCGCTCGGCCGACGCCGGCTTCTACGCGATGAACCTCCCCGAGGAGGTCGGCGGCGAGGGCGTCTCCAACGTGACGTGGTACCGCGCGCTCAAGCACGTCGCCTCCCGGGGGCCGGGCCTCCACTCGGCGATGCTCGCGGGCCCGGAAGGCCCGAAGCCGCTCCTGATGCAGGCCGAGGGTGAGCAGGTCGAGCAGTACCTCAAGCCCGCGGTCCGTGGCGAGAAGTCGACGGCGTTCGCCCAGACGGAACCCAGCGCGGGGTCGGACTCCCCGGCGATGAAGACCTCGGCCGAGAAGGACGGCGACGAGTGGGTCATCAACGGCCGGAAACAGTGGATCACGAACGGCCCGTACGCCGACTTCGTGCAGGTGTTCGCGCGCACGACCCCGCAGGAGGAGATGGGCCGCTACGGCGGCATCACCTGCTTCATCGTGGAGGCCGATGAGTTCGAGGTCGCCTCGCTCAACAACGCCCACTCGGCCATCGGTCGGCAGGCCGAACTCGCCTTCGACGACGTGCGCGTCCCGGAGGACCGCGTCCTCGGCGATGTCGACACCGCCTTCTACGACGCGATGGACTTCCTCTCGCTCGGTCGCCTGGAGATCGGCGCCCGCGCGGTCGGGCACACGGAGTACCTCCTCGACGAGGGGACCCAGTACGCCAACGACCGCGAGGCGTTCGGCCGCCCCATCGGCAAGTTCCAGGGCATCTCCCACAAGCTGGCCGAGGGGAAGGCCCGGATGTACGCCGCCGACGCCGCCGGCCTCCAGCTCGCCTGGAAGATGGACAACGGCGAGAGCGCCATCGAGGACTCCTCCATCGTCAAGTACCTCTCCACGAACGTCATGTTCGACGTGGCCGACGACGTGGTGCAGGTCTTCGGCGGGAACGGGCTCAGCGAGGACAACGACTTCATGACGGAACTGGAGACCGCGAAGCTGCTCCGTATCGTCGAAGGGACCGACGAGATCCAGCTCAACACCATCGCGAAGCAGATGGGCGTGAACTAG
- a CDS encoding isocitrate lyase/PEP mutase family protein translates to MSYGETLRTRLEASEPLVCPGVHDPLTAAVADHVGFDAVYMTGYGTSLSKVGYPDAGFITMPEMIENAANIQERIGVPLIADSDSGYGNVTNVVRTVREYIRAGVGAIHLEDQTFPKRCGHTKGRQVVPREEAVGKIRAAADVRDERDESFVLIARSDARGTGGGSLDEAIDRVDAYLDAGADVGFVEGPTDADEVRRVGREVDGPVLYNFVGDLGTSPYLPLDDLGAWGFDVVIFPVLSTLATIAGVHAAMETFADDPAAAMRDVDERFDAAGVGSLHEFSGFPEVVAWEEEYLPETDQEKYDGSLGDDLTDK, encoded by the coding sequence ATGAGCTACGGCGAGACGCTGCGCACGCGCCTGGAAGCGAGCGAACCGCTGGTCTGCCCGGGAGTTCACGACCCCCTCACCGCGGCCGTGGCCGACCACGTCGGCTTCGACGCCGTCTACATGACCGGCTACGGCACCTCGCTGTCGAAGGTCGGCTACCCCGACGCGGGCTTCATCACGATGCCCGAGATGATCGAGAACGCCGCCAACATCCAGGAGCGCATCGGCGTCCCGCTGATCGCCGATTCGGACAGCGGTTACGGGAACGTGACGAACGTCGTCCGGACGGTCCGCGAGTACATCAGGGCCGGCGTCGGGGCCATCCATCTCGAGGACCAGACCTTCCCGAAGCGCTGCGGGCACACGAAGGGCCGACAGGTCGTGCCCCGGGAGGAGGCGGTCGGGAAGATTCGGGCGGCGGCGGACGTTCGCGACGAGCGCGACGAGTCGTTCGTCCTCATCGCCCGGAGCGACGCCCGCGGCACCGGTGGCGGGTCGCTCGACGAGGCCATCGACCGGGTCGACGCCTACCTCGACGCCGGGGCCGACGTGGGGTTCGTCGAGGGGCCGACGGACGCCGACGAGGTCCGCCGCGTCGGCCGGGAGGTCGACGGCCCGGTCCTGTACAACTTCGTCGGCGACCTCGGCACGTCGCCGTACCTGCCGCTCGATGACCTCGGGGCCTGGGGGTTCGACGTCGTCATCTTCCCCGTCCTCTCGACGCTCGCGACCATCGCGGGCGTCCACGCGGCGATGGAGACCTTTGCGGACGACCCCGCAGCGGCGATGCGCGACGTGGACGAGCGGTTCGACGCCGCCGGGGTCGGGAGCCTCCACGAGTTCTCCGGCTTCCCGGAGGTCGTCGCATGGGAGGAGGAGTACCTGCCCGAGACCGACCAGGAGAAGTACGACGGCTCGCTCGGCGACGACCTCACCGACAAGTAG
- a CDS encoding CaiB/BaiF CoA transferase family protein, which translates to MRLDDVRVLDLTRLLPGPYATQLLADMGADVIKIEDTGAGDYARHTPPVTDRGTGALFDSVNRGKRSVAIDLKHDEGRAAFMDLAAEADVVFEQFRPGVVDRLGVDYESVREVNDEVVYCSLSGYGNSGPYRERAGHDLNYVGVAGLLDMTRNDEDDAPRVPGYQIGDLGGGLFAAFSIVSALLSRELGNTGGEYIDVSMTDVVASFSQSIAYEALAGDDPRPGGTALTGLYPWYDVYECADGNYITLGALEPEFWQAFCEEVGHEEWVGEHMSGDPDRRAALREALEELFAERPRDAWLDELSDQTMTGPVLSPAEAFEHDQLTERVVKRPDDAPPRIGFPAMGTDAPEGTDESVPGHGEHTAAVLREAGLTESEVEALRDAEAVN; encoded by the coding sequence ATGCGACTCGACGACGTGCGGGTGCTGGACCTGACCCGCCTCCTGCCGGGACCGTACGCCACGCAACTCCTCGCGGACATGGGCGCCGATGTCATCAAGATCGAGGACACGGGCGCGGGCGACTACGCCCGTCACACGCCACCCGTCACCGACCGGGGGACGGGCGCGCTGTTCGACTCCGTCAACCGGGGCAAGCGCTCGGTCGCCATCGACCTCAAGCACGACGAGGGACGGGCGGCGTTCATGGACCTCGCCGCCGAGGCCGATGTCGTCTTCGAGCAGTTCCGACCGGGCGTCGTCGACCGCCTCGGCGTCGACTACGAGAGCGTCCGCGAGGTCAACGACGAGGTCGTCTACTGCTCGCTGTCGGGCTACGGCAACAGCGGCCCCTACCGCGAGCGCGCCGGGCACGACCTCAACTACGTCGGCGTCGCCGGACTGCTGGACATGACGCGGAACGACGAGGACGACGCCCCGCGCGTGCCGGGCTACCAGATCGGCGACCTCGGTGGGGGCCTGTTCGCCGCGTTCAGCATCGTCTCGGCGCTCCTGTCGCGCGAACTCGGCAACACCGGCGGCGAGTACATCGACGTCTCGATGACCGACGTGGTGGCGTCGTTCTCCCAGTCCATCGCGTACGAGGCGCTCGCGGGCGACGACCCGCGGCCCGGCGGGACCGCGCTGACGGGCCTGTACCCGTGGTACGACGTGTACGAGTGCGCAGACGGGAACTACATCACGCTGGGCGCGCTGGAACCGGAGTTCTGGCAGGCGTTCTGCGAGGAGGTCGGCCACGAGGAGTGGGTCGGCGAGCACATGAGCGGCGACCCCGACCGACGGGCCGCGCTGCGCGAGGCGCTGGAGGAACTGTTCGCCGAGCGCCCGCGCGACGCGTGGCTCGACGAGCTGAGCGACCAGACCATGACCGGCCCCGTCCTCTCGCCCGCCGAGGCCTTCGAGCACGACCAGCTCACAGAGCGCGTCGTGAAGCGCCCGGACGACGCGCCCCCGCGGATCGGCTTCCCCGCGATGGGCACCGACGCGCCCGAAGGTACCGACGAGTCGGTCCCCGGCCACGGCGAGCACACGGCGGCCGTCCTGCGTGAGGCCGGCCTCACCGAGAGCGAAGTCGAGGCGCTCCGGGACGCGGAGGCGGTGAACTGA